The proteins below are encoded in one region of Flavobacterium nackdongense:
- the lepA gene encoding translation elongation factor 4 yields MKNIRNFCIIAHIDHGKSTLADRLLGATQTVTAREEKAQLLDNMDLERERGITIKSHAIQMEYKYKGEEYILNLIDTPGHVDFSYEVSRSIAACEGALLIVDAAQSIQAQTISNLYLALENDLEIIPILNKVDLPSANPEEVSDDIVDLLGCKIDEIIHASGKTGLGVENILAAIIERIPPPKGNVDEPLQALIFDSHYNPFRGIEVIFRVKNGEIKKGQKIKFMATDNEYFADEVGTLKLNQVPKNVISAGDVGYLISGIKEAKEVKVGDTITDAKTPTTNMIQGFEDVKPMVFAGIYPVDTDDFEELRNSMEKLQLNDASLVFTAESSAALGFGFRCGFLGMLHMEIIQERLEREFDMTVITTVPNVSYLAYTKKEPEKSFVVNNPSDLPEPSKLDRVEEPYIKATIITKSDFVGNVMSLCIEKRGLITNQTYLTTERVELNFDMPLAEIVFDFYDRLKTVSKGYASFDYSPIGMRTSKLVKLDVLLNSQSVDALSALIHESNAYDIGKKMCEKLRQLIPRQQFDIPIQAAIGAKIIARETIKALRKDVTAKCYGGDISRKRKLLEKQKKGKKRMRLVGNVEIPQEAFMAVLKLND; encoded by the coding sequence ATGAAAAACATACGGAATTTTTGCATTATTGCACACATTGATCACGGAAAGAGTACGCTTGCTGATCGACTTCTTGGCGCTACACAAACTGTAACGGCTCGTGAGGAAAAGGCACAATTGCTGGATAATATGGACCTGGAACGCGAACGTGGGATTACCATAAAGAGTCACGCGATTCAGATGGAATACAAATACAAAGGCGAGGAATACATCCTCAATTTGATTGATACTCCGGGTCACGTTGATTTTTCGTATGAAGTTTCCCGTTCGATTGCGGCTTGCGAAGGGGCGCTTTTGATTGTGGATGCAGCGCAAAGCATTCAGGCACAAACCATTTCGAATTTGTATTTGGCTTTGGAAAACGACTTAGAAATTATTCCTATTCTGAACAAAGTCGATTTACCAAGTGCTAATCCAGAGGAAGTAAGCGACGATATTGTCGATTTATTAGGATGCAAAATCGATGAAATCATTCACGCTTCGGGAAAAACAGGCTTGGGTGTCGAAAATATTTTGGCAGCTATTATTGAAAGGATTCCTCCCCCAAAAGGCAATGTTGATGAACCGTTGCAAGCTTTGATATTTGACTCGCATTACAATCCTTTTCGCGGAATTGAAGTTATTTTCCGTGTAAAAAACGGCGAAATCAAAAAAGGTCAGAAAATAAAATTTATGGCCACCGACAATGAATATTTTGCCGACGAAGTGGGGACATTGAAATTGAATCAGGTGCCAAAAAATGTGATATCTGCTGGTGATGTGGGCTATTTGATTTCAGGTATTAAAGAAGCGAAAGAAGTAAAAGTTGGTGATACCATTACCGATGCTAAAACGCCAACCACCAATATGATTCAGGGTTTTGAAGATGTGAAACCAATGGTATTTGCCGGAATTTATCCTGTAGATACGGATGATTTTGAAGAGTTGAGAAACTCCATGGAAAAACTCCAATTGAATGATGCTTCCTTAGTATTTACAGCCGAAAGTTCGGCCGCTTTAGGTTTTGGTTTCCGTTGCGGATTCTTAGGAATGTTGCATATGGAAATCATCCAAGAACGATTGGAACGTGAGTTCGATATGACCGTAATTACTACCGTTCCCAACGTTTCCTATCTGGCGTATACCAAAAAAGAACCAGAAAAATCTTTTGTCGTAAACAACCCATCGGATTTGCCAGAACCTTCAAAACTAGATCGAGTTGAAGAACCATACATCAAGGCTACAATCATCACAAAATCAGATTTTGTGGGGAACGTAATGTCTTTGTGTATTGAAAAACGCGGACTAATTACCAACCAAACCTACCTAACAACGGAAAGAGTAGAGTTAAATTTCGATATGCCACTAGCCGAAATTGTATTCGATTTTTACGACCGTTTGAAAACCGTTTCCAAAGGATATGCTTCCTTTGACTATTCTCCTATTGGAATGCGAACTTCCAAATTGGTGAAACTTGATGTGCTATTAAATTCGCAATCGGTTGATGCGCTTTCGGCTTTAATTCACGAAAGTAATGCCTATGATATCGGTAAAAAAATGTGCGAGAAATTGCGACAATTAATTCCAAGACAACAATTTGATATTCCGATTCAGGCAGCAATCGGAGCCAAAATCATCGCCCGTGAAACCATAAAAGCACTTCGTAAAGACGTTACTGCCAAATGTTATGGTGGAGATATCTCGCGTAAACGTAAATTATTGGAAAAACAGAAAAAAGGAAAAAAACGGATGAGACTGGTTGGAAATGTTGAAATTCCACAAGAAGCATTTATGGCTGTTTTGAAGTTGAATGATTAG
- a CDS encoding DUF4345 domain-containing protein, protein MIFIQLHLIISALIVFAIAMVYGFHPSLLFDVEISSFDEHSIFKAIMGLYFAFATLWTIGILKSAFWKIATISNMIFMLGLAFGRIIAMIIDGLPTPIFIVGTAGELILGGYALFQYKRCSDSVE, encoded by the coding sequence ATGATTTTTATACAGTTGCATCTTATTATTTCCGCCCTTATTGTTTTTGCAATAGCGATGGTTTACGGATTTCATCCCAGCCTCCTATTTGATGTCGAAATTTCATCTTTTGACGAACATTCCATTTTTAAGGCTATAATGGGTTTGTATTTCGCTTTTGCAACGCTATGGACGATTGGAATTTTGAAGTCTGCTTTTTGGAAAATTGCTACAATTTCGAATATGATTTTTATGTTAGGTCTTGCATTTGGGCGTATTATCGCTATGATAATTGACGGATTACCTACGCCCATTTTTATAGTAGGAACAGCGGGTGAGTTGATTTTAGGAGGTTATGCCTTGTTTCAATACAAGAGGTGTTCCGATTCCGTTGAATAG
- a CDS encoding DoxX family protein, with translation MTILQKITKPILLPHWAQDLILMIPRVVCSYLLSVEFGSPKFGLPWSNPDYGLGLFEVAFWFPEDVAQYGGIFAIFPGFFAWMGAFSEGFGGIMLALGIQTRIASFLILCTMLVAIFMQQIQNGLWNCLPAMGFLWIGVFYLIVGSGRFGIDYLLTKNRF, from the coding sequence ATGACGATTTTACAAAAAATAACAAAACCAATTCTTTTGCCTCATTGGGCGCAAGATTTAATTTTAATGATTCCAAGAGTTGTTTGCAGCTACCTTTTAAGCGTTGAATTTGGATCGCCAAAATTTGGGTTGCCGTGGTCCAATCCAGATTATGGATTAGGATTATTTGAAGTCGCCTTCTGGTTTCCAGAAGATGTCGCTCAATATGGCGGAATTTTTGCAATTTTCCCGGGGTTTTTCGCTTGGATGGGTGCTTTTTCTGAGGGTTTTGGCGGAATTATGCTAGCCTTGGGAATACAAACTCGAATCGCATCTTTTCTCATTCTATGCACAATGCTAGTGGCTATTTTTATGCAACAAATTCAAAATGGCTTATGGAATTGTTTGCCCGCAATGGGTTTCCTCTGGATTGGGGTCTTCTATTTGATTGTAGGATCAGGAAGATTTGGAATTGATTATTTACTAACTAAAAATAGATTTTAA
- a CDS encoding GIN domain-containing protein, producing MTKLIIAIVLTLSSIFANAQLKGSGKIISKTYNYKNFDKVSFEDLDGKIEVEIGKPWSITVTIDENLENLLTFTENQSEMELKVRFKENKNNKMYIEETNFKIKITMPEASVIKNTGNSDMVVKNVFGRYFRLENTGNGDSKISGTIDSLDINKTGNGDVNTENLIAKKATLKSTGNGNLIVNVSEELSAKLTGNGDIINKGKAKFDANSKKSGNGDLIVN from the coding sequence ATGACAAAATTAATTATCGCAATAGTATTGACATTATCATCAATTTTTGCAAACGCACAACTTAAAGGTTCTGGTAAAATTATCAGCAAAACCTACAACTACAAGAACTTCGACAAAGTCAGTTTTGAAGATTTAGACGGTAAAATCGAAGTCGAAATTGGAAAACCTTGGAGTATTACTGTAACCATCGATGAGAACCTCGAAAATCTATTAACTTTTACCGAAAATCAATCTGAAATGGAATTAAAAGTTCGGTTTAAAGAAAACAAGAACAATAAAATGTATATTGAAGAGACAAATTTCAAAATCAAAATAACGATGCCCGAAGCCAGTGTTATAAAAAATACTGGGAATAGTGATATGGTAGTCAAAAATGTTTTTGGCCGCTACTTTAGATTAGAAAATACTGGAAATGGCGATAGTAAAATTAGCGGAACAATAGATTCTTTAGATATTAACAAAACCGGAAATGGCGATGTAAATACCGAAAATTTAATAGCAAAAAAAGCAACTTTAAAAAGTACCGGAAACGGAAATCTAATTGTAAATGTTTCTGAGGAACTTTCGGCAAAACTTACTGGAAATGGAGATATCATCAACAAAGGAAAAGCCAAATTTGATGCCAATTCTAAAAAATCAGGCAACGGAGATTTAATCGTAAACTAG
- a CDS encoding helix-turn-helix domain-containing protein, with protein sequence MLFQFGFYSSLLLISFSQGIIYGVLLLVKAVKTENKSNYWLSLFIFLCSSYIAPWMLGFAGWYDNQPYRDFLFYTPFQHLFLIGPIIFFYTQSLLNPSFKFTKKEAFHLIPGCAYLLYSLIIWVYDKFIFGDYYFYKDGADKDFANWYQNLGLLSMIIYFVLSIRYYNIYKKLIFQVVSFADAILFKWVKTYLIAFLVMLLLPIVFDIIGLVYPEIQSYQGSWWFFLLFSIVMYYIAITGYSNPINSTIPFKMSFFDKNPIVLLNENQTNPSESIIDIEHEVFEETNSPEITYWKSKIEIAIQGEKLFENPELTLTDVAKKLETNAAVISKTINQGFQMNFNDCINNYRTEAVKIKFANGEHKKSTLLGIAFDCGFNSKATFNRAFKKNTGKTPKEFLESL encoded by the coding sequence ATGCTTTTTCAGTTTGGTTTTTATAGTTCGCTCTTGCTTATTTCTTTTTCACAGGGAATCATTTATGGTGTATTATTGTTGGTAAAAGCGGTTAAAACTGAAAACAAATCCAACTATTGGCTCAGCCTTTTTATTTTTTTATGTAGTTCATACATTGCACCTTGGATGCTTGGTTTTGCCGGTTGGTATGACAATCAACCGTATCGAGATTTCCTGTTTTATACCCCTTTTCAGCATTTATTCCTGATTGGGCCTATTATTTTTTTTTACACTCAAAGTTTGTTAAATCCTTCTTTTAAATTTACAAAAAAGGAAGCGTTTCATTTAATTCCCGGATGCGCCTACCTTTTATACAGCCTAATAATTTGGGTGTATGACAAATTCATTTTTGGCGATTATTACTTCTATAAGGACGGCGCAGATAAAGATTTTGCAAATTGGTACCAAAATCTTGGATTGTTGTCTATGATTATTTATTTTGTTCTGAGTATTCGGTATTACAACATTTACAAAAAACTAATATTTCAGGTGGTGAGTTTTGCAGATGCTATTTTGTTTAAATGGGTAAAAACCTATTTAATTGCTTTTTTGGTGATGCTACTTTTGCCAATTGTTTTTGATATTATTGGATTAGTGTATCCAGAAATCCAGTCGTATCAGGGAAGTTGGTGGTTTTTTCTCCTTTTTTCGATTGTAATGTATTACATAGCGATTACAGGTTATTCCAATCCTATAAACTCAACAATTCCTTTCAAAATGTCATTTTTTGATAAGAATCCTATTGTACTATTGAATGAAAATCAAACCAATCCATCAGAAAGTATAATTGATATTGAACACGAGGTTTTTGAAGAAACAAATTCGCCCGAAATCACTTATTGGAAATCGAAAATTGAAATCGCAATCCAAGGTGAAAAACTGTTCGAAAATCCCGAATTGACTCTTACTGATGTTGCGAAAAAATTAGAAACCAACGCAGCGGTCATTTCCAAAACAATCAACCAAGGTTTTCAAATGAATTTTAATGATTGTATCAATAATTATCGGACTGAAGCGGTCAAAATCAAATTTGCCAACGGCGAGCACAAAAAATCTACCTTATTAGGAATTGCTTTTGACTGCGGATTTAATTCAAAAGCTACTTTTAACCGTGCTTTCAAAAAAAACACAGGAAAAACGCCAAAAGAATTCTTAGAATCACTGTAA
- the dusB gene encoding tRNA dihydrouridine synthase DusB, whose translation MIKIGNIELPDFPLLLAPMEDVSDPPFRRLCKMHGADLMYSEFISSEGLIRDAIKSRMKLDIFDYERPVGIQIFGGDEEAMALSSKIVSTVNPDIIDINFGCPVKKVVCKGAGAGVLKDVDLMIRLTQAVIDSTHLPVTVKTRLGWDDDSINIDEVAERLQDIGVAALSIHARTRAQMYKGHSDWSHIARVKNNPRITMPIFGNGDIDSPEKALEYKNKYGIDGIMIGRAAIGYPWIFNEIKHYFNTGEHLAKPTVSDRVEAVRNHLTWAMDWKGERLGIVETRPHYTNYFKGIHSFKTFRQKLVTLDKPEELFVHLNEIEEAYVGYELV comes from the coding sequence TTGATAAAAATTGGCAACATAGAACTCCCTGACTTTCCGTTACTTCTAGCACCTATGGAAGATGTGAGCGATCCACCATTCCGTAGATTGTGCAAAATGCACGGCGCCGATTTGATGTATTCCGAATTTATTTCCTCTGAAGGATTAATTCGTGACGCCATCAAAAGCCGAATGAAATTAGACATTTTCGATTACGAAAGGCCGGTTGGAATCCAGATTTTCGGAGGAGATGAAGAAGCGATGGCGCTTAGTTCAAAAATAGTTTCCACAGTAAACCCGGACATAATTGATATTAATTTTGGCTGCCCAGTAAAAAAAGTAGTTTGCAAAGGAGCAGGTGCAGGAGTTCTAAAAGATGTCGATTTAATGATTCGCTTAACGCAAGCCGTTATCGATAGCACGCATTTGCCGGTTACCGTAAAAACCCGTTTGGGTTGGGACGATGATTCCATCAATATTGATGAAGTTGCCGAGCGTTTGCAAGACATTGGTGTTGCCGCTTTGAGTATTCACGCTAGAACTCGTGCCCAAATGTACAAAGGCCATTCCGATTGGTCGCACATTGCTAGAGTGAAAAACAACCCTAGAATCACGATGCCTATTTTCGGGAACGGCGACATTGATTCTCCTGAAAAAGCATTGGAATATAAAAACAAATACGGAATAGACGGCATTATGATAGGTCGCGCCGCCATTGGTTATCCTTGGATTTTCAACGAAATCAAACATTACTTCAACACAGGCGAACATTTGGCCAAACCAACTGTTTCCGATAGAGTCGAAGCCGTTCGGAATCACCTAACTTGGGCAATGGATTGGAAGGGCGAACGACTCGGAATTGTAGAAACCCGTCCGCATTATACGAATTATTTTAAAGGAATTCATTCTTTTAAAACTTTTAGACAAAAGCTGGTAACGCTCGATAAACCCGAAGAATTATTTGTTCATTTGAATGAGATTGAGGAAGCGTATGTCGGATATGAACTGGTATAA
- a CDS encoding ABC transporter permease, translated as MNFSLYIAKRYIFSSSKNNAINIINRIASMGIIVGAMALFVVLSVFSGLKVFSLSFSNDIDPDLKISSTLGKSFLISPTQETQIKNIGGIASYSKIIEERVLFTFDGKQEVTYLKGVDANYNKVNAIKKTLYNGEWLQPDTYEVVAGYGIATAFSMGLLDYNNSLEVLVPKPGKGAIENPEDAFNKVTVIPVGIYAISEDLDSKYVFADLGLAQELLEYKPNQISGIELKMKKDANETVVSNSLQTIFDNKITVKNRAQLNESLYKMLNTENLAVYLIFTLVIVIALFNLIGALIMMILDKKGNLKTLLNLGTEIKDLRKIFLLQGTLLSVFGGIIGLLLGIAIVLLQQHFELIMITPTLAYPVIFSIENVLIVLATIVTLGFIASLIASSRVSKKLLD; from the coding sequence TTGAATTTCTCCCTCTACATAGCCAAACGTTATATTTTTAGCAGCAGTAAAAACAATGCTATCAATATTATCAATCGCATTGCCAGCATGGGAATCATCGTAGGTGCGATGGCGTTGTTCGTGGTATTATCTGTCTTTAGCGGATTGAAAGTTTTTAGTCTTTCGTTCTCGAATGATATCGACCCGGATTTAAAAATCAGCAGCACTTTAGGAAAATCTTTTCTAATTTCACCAACCCAAGAAACGCAAATTAAGAACATTGGAGGGATTGCTTCGTACAGTAAAATAATCGAAGAACGGGTTTTATTCACTTTCGACGGCAAACAAGAAGTTACCTATTTGAAGGGGGTCGATGCGAATTACAACAAGGTGAATGCCATAAAAAAAACGCTGTATAATGGCGAATGGTTACAACCAGACACCTACGAAGTTGTAGCGGGTTACGGAATCGCTACTGCTTTTTCGATGGGATTGCTGGATTATAATAATTCACTGGAAGTTTTAGTGCCAAAACCAGGCAAAGGAGCAATAGAAAATCCTGAAGATGCTTTCAACAAAGTAACCGTGATTCCTGTTGGAATTTATGCCATCAGCGAAGATTTAGATTCTAAATACGTCTTTGCAGATTTGGGATTGGCACAAGAATTACTGGAATATAAACCCAACCAAATTTCGGGGATAGAGTTAAAGATGAAGAAAGACGCCAATGAAACAGTCGTCAGTAATTCATTACAAACTATTTTTGACAACAAAATTACAGTCAAGAACAGAGCTCAACTTAACGAATCCTTGTATAAAATGTTGAATACCGAAAATCTTGCGGTTTATTTGATATTTACCTTGGTCATCGTAATTGCGCTTTTCAACCTGATTGGTGCATTAATTATGATGATTTTAGACAAGAAAGGAAACCTAAAAACACTACTCAATCTTGGAACCGAAATCAAAGATTTGCGCAAAATATTCCTCCTGCAAGGCACGTTATTGAGTGTTTTTGGTGGAATTATTGGATTGCTTTTAGGAATTGCAATCGTCTTGCTACAGCAACATTTCGAATTGATAATGATTACACCAACACTGGCTTATCCAGTGATTTTTTCTATCGAAAACGTATTGATTGTTTTGGCAACCATTGTCACGCTTGGCTTCATTGCTTCGTTGATTGCCAGTAGCAGAGTGAGTAAGAAATTGTTGGATTAA
- the rbfA gene encoding 30S ribosome-binding factor RbfA, with protein METNRQKKIGGVIQKDLVDILQGEVRKNRVANLIISVSKVSVTTDLSVATVYLSIFPQEKAQETLAGIKANSKLIKHDLSQRVRLQLRKVPNLVFFLDDSLDYIEKIDNALSNKENPIENRDLLDKRKFQ; from the coding sequence ATGGAAACAAATAGACAGAAAAAAATAGGAGGCGTTATTCAAAAAGATTTGGTCGACATTCTTCAAGGTGAGGTGAGAAAAAACAGAGTGGCCAATTTGATAATTTCGGTATCTAAGGTTAGTGTAACTACAGATTTATCGGTAGCAACCGTATATTTAAGCATTTTTCCACAAGAAAAAGCCCAAGAAACTTTAGCCGGAATAAAGGCCAATTCTAAATTAATAAAACACGATTTGTCTCAAAGAGTGCGCCTGCAATTGCGTAAAGTCCCGAATTTGGTTTTCTTTTTAGACGATTCTTTAGATTATATCGAAAAAATAGATAATGCGCTTTCTAACAAAGAAAATCCCATTGAAAATCGTGATCTTTTAGACAAACGCAAGTTTCAATAA
- the mce gene encoding methylmalonyl-CoA epimerase has translation MRKIEHIGIAVSNLNETAKIYEKLFGAPAYKEEEVASEGVKTAFFSSGPNKIELLEATNPESPIAKFIAKKGEGIHHIAFDVEDIFSEVNRLKNEGFIVLNETPKKGADNKLVVFLHPKSTNGVLIELCQEIK, from the coding sequence ATGAGAAAAATTGAACATATCGGAATTGCCGTTTCCAATTTAAATGAAACAGCAAAAATTTATGAAAAATTATTTGGAGCACCCGCTTACAAAGAGGAAGAAGTGGCATCCGAAGGGGTTAAGACCGCTTTTTTTAGCAGTGGACCTAACAAAATAGAACTGCTGGAAGCAACAAATCCCGAAAGCCCTATTGCAAAATTTATTGCCAAGAAAGGAGAAGGCATTCACCACATCGCCTTTGATGTTGAGGATATTTTTTCAGAAGTCAATCGGCTCAAAAATGAAGGCTTTATTGTTTTGAATGAAACTCCTAAAAAAGGAGCAGACAATAAACTAGTTGTTTTTTTGCATCCAAAAAGCACAAACGGTGTCTTGATCGAATTGTGTCAAGAAATTAAATAA
- a CDS encoding riboflavin synthase — MFTGIIESLGKVQEIKKDKDNVHITIESSIADELKIDQSVAHNGICMTIVAIDNNLYTVTAIAETIKKTNLAQLNVGDSINLERAMRLGDRLDGHIVQGHVDQVGTCIVANETNGSWYYTFEYDDAIGNITIEKGSITVNGVSLTVVDSRKNQFSVAIIPYTYEHTNFNSFEIGTKVNLEFDLIGKYISKLHSNK, encoded by the coding sequence ATGTTTACAGGAATTATAGAATCCCTTGGCAAAGTTCAAGAAATTAAAAAAGACAAAGACAACGTTCATATTACTATCGAATCCTCCATCGCTGATGAACTTAAGATTGATCAAAGTGTTGCCCATAACGGAATATGCATGACGATAGTGGCTATCGACAACAACCTATATACAGTAACAGCTATTGCCGAAACCATAAAAAAAACAAATTTAGCACAACTTAATGTGGGTGATAGTATAAATTTGGAACGAGCAATGCGATTAGGTGATCGACTTGATGGTCATATTGTACAGGGACACGTAGATCAAGTGGGTACGTGTATTGTAGCCAATGAAACCAATGGCAGTTGGTACTACACTTTTGAATATGACGATGCTATCGGCAATATTACCATAGAAAAAGGTTCTATTACGGTAAATGGCGTGAGTCTAACGGTTGTAGATTCGAGAAAAAACCAATTTAGTGTAGCTATTATCCCGTATACTTATGAGCATACCAATTTTAATTCGTTTGAAATTGGTACTAAAGTAAATCTTGAATTCGATTTGATTGGGAAGTATATTTCAAAATTACATTCTAATAAATAA
- the pdxA gene encoding 4-hydroxythreonine-4-phosphate dehydrogenase PdxA: MTKKAENIIVGISIGDLNGIGSEIILKTFEDSRMLELCTPVIFANVKILSFIKKTLESTVMLQGIDRLDQIVLGKINVLNVWQEGVDINFGVNDENVGKYATKSFVAATKALKEGKIDVLVTAPINKYNIQAENFKFPGHTDYLDQELEGNALMLMVQDNLRVGLLTDHIPLNDVASHLTEELIVKKIETIKKTIIQDFSINKPKIAVLGLNPHCGDGGVIGKEDDTILKPTLKKIFEKGTLVFGPFAADGFFGSHQYDKYDAVIATYHDQGLIPFKTLSFGNGVNYTAGLNKIRTSPDHGTAYDIAGKGIADYNSFKEAVYLAIDVFNSRNEYAEISQKPLKTKEK; the protein is encoded by the coding sequence ATGACAAAAAAAGCAGAAAATATAATAGTTGGAATTTCAATTGGAGATTTAAACGGTATTGGAAGCGAAATTATTCTAAAAACATTCGAAGATTCTCGAATGTTAGAATTGTGTACGCCGGTAATTTTTGCCAATGTAAAAATTCTTTCTTTTATAAAAAAGACCCTTGAATCAACCGTGATGCTCCAAGGTATTGATCGATTGGATCAAATTGTTTTAGGAAAAATCAATGTTTTGAATGTCTGGCAAGAAGGTGTAGATATCAATTTTGGAGTAAATGACGAAAATGTCGGAAAATATGCCACCAAATCATTTGTAGCCGCCACAAAAGCCCTTAAGGAAGGAAAAATCGATGTTTTAGTGACGGCACCAATAAACAAATACAATATTCAAGCTGAAAATTTTAAATTTCCAGGACATACCGATTATCTGGATCAAGAACTAGAAGGCAATGCGTTAATGTTGATGGTTCAAGACAATCTCAGAGTGGGACTATTGACGGATCATATTCCTTTGAATGATGTTGCATCGCATCTTACCGAAGAACTGATTGTCAAAAAAATTGAAACTATAAAAAAGACCATAATTCAAGATTTTAGCATCAATAAACCTAAAATTGCCGTCTTAGGTCTAAATCCGCACTGCGGAGATGGAGGCGTTATCGGAAAAGAGGATGATACCATTTTAAAACCAACCTTAAAAAAAATATTCGAAAAAGGAACATTAGTTTTTGGTCCTTTTGCCGCCGATGGTTTTTTCGGGAGTCATCAATATGATAAATATGATGCGGTAATTGCAACTTATCACGATCAAGGACTAATCCCCTTCAAAACATTGTCTTTCGGAAACGGAGTAAATTATACGGCAGGTTTAAATAAAATTAGAACATCGCCTGATCACGGAACGGCTTACGACATCGCGGGCAAAGGCATTGCAGACTATAATTCGTTCAAAGAAGCAGTTTATTTGGCTATTGATGTTTTCAATTCCCGAAATGAGTACGCTGAAATCAGTCAAAAACCGCTGAAAACAAAAGAAAAATAG
- a CDS encoding YceD family protein encodes MNKTKEYLIPFIGLKLGKHHFEYQIHKAFFEIFDYQEFNNSDIKVNVVLEKKNNFLELAFKHKGTVNVPCDMTNEEFDLPVKGKMKLIVRFGDAFNNDNEELLILPHGEFQIDISQYIYEMIVLSVPLKRIHPGIKDGSLQTEALTKLKEMTVKEVKKEHKKEENKENIDPRWDKLKQLLTDK; translated from the coding sequence ATGAACAAGACGAAAGAATATTTAATTCCTTTTATAGGATTAAAGCTAGGGAAACATCATTTTGAGTATCAAATACATAAGGCGTTCTTTGAAATCTTTGATTATCAAGAATTTAATAATTCAGACATCAAAGTAAATGTAGTTTTAGAGAAAAAAAACAACTTTTTAGAGTTGGCTTTTAAGCACAAAGGAACTGTTAATGTGCCTTGTGATATGACAAACGAAGAATTTGATTTGCCTGTTAAAGGTAAGATGAAATTGATAGTGCGTTTTGGAGATGCTTTTAATAATGACAACGAAGAGTTGCTCATTTTGCCACACGGAGAGTTTCAAATCGATATTTCACAATATATTTATGAAATGATTGTGCTTTCAGTTCCTCTAAAACGAATTCACCCCGGAATAAAAGACGGGAGTTTGCAAACTGAAGCCCTGACAAAGCTGAAGGAAATGACAGTAAAAGAAGTAAAAAAAGAGCATAAAAAAGAAGAAAACAAAGAAAATATTGACCCACGTTGGGACAAATTAAAGCAACTATTAACGGATAAATAA
- the rpmF gene encoding 50S ribosomal protein L32 gives MAHPKRKISKTRRDKRRTHYKATVAQIATCPITGEAHLYHRAYWHEGKMYYRGQVVIDKSVAVA, from the coding sequence ATGGCACATCCTAAGAGAAAAATCTCCAAAACAAGAAGAGATAAAAGAAGAACACATTACAAAGCTACTGTAGCGCAAATCGCAACTTGTCCAATTACAGGAGAAGCACATTTATACCACAGAGCCTATTGGCATGAAGGAAAAATGTATTACAGAGGGCAAGTTGTTATAGATAAATCTGTAGCTGTTGCTTAA